One Meiothermus sp. Pnk-1 DNA segment encodes these proteins:
- the chvE gene encoding multiple monosaccharide ABC transporter substrate-binding protein has product MKRLLLNIFFASVALSLLGVANAQNKGLVGISMPTKSSARWISDGNNLVKYLKDKGYTTDLQYAEDDIPNQIAQIEAMIAKKPKVLVIAPIDGTTLTDILKKAHDANIKIIAYDRLIRNSPYVDYYVTFDNFKVGVLQAQSIVDKLGLKAGKGPFNIELFGGSPDDNNAYFFYNGAMSILEPYIKSGKLVVRSKQMGMDKVGTLRWDGATAQARMDNLLSAYYTTEKVDAVLSPYDGLSIGILSSLKGVGYCTPKQPCPVVTGQDAEIPSVKSILRGEQYSTIFKDTRELAKATADMIDAIMSGKPPKVNDTKTYNNGVKVVPSYLLEPVLVTASNWKQVLIDSGYYTEAQLK; this is encoded by the coding sequence ATGAAACGTCTGCTCTTAAACATCTTTTTTGCCAGCGTGGCTCTGTCTTTGCTAGGGGTGGCTAATGCACAAAATAAAGGCTTGGTCGGCATATCCATGCCAACCAAGTCTTCTGCCCGATGGATATCCGACGGGAACAACCTCGTCAAGTACCTCAAAGATAAGGGCTATACCACCGATCTTCAATATGCCGAAGATGACATTCCCAACCAGATTGCGCAAATCGAGGCCATGATTGCCAAGAAACCCAAAGTACTAGTAATCGCTCCCATAGATGGCACAACCCTTACCGATATACTCAAGAAGGCGCATGACGCAAACATAAAGATTATCGCCTACGACCGACTCATCAGAAATAGTCCCTACGTAGATTACTATGTAACCTTCGACAATTTTAAAGTTGGTGTCCTGCAAGCGCAGTCCATCGTGGACAAATTGGGTCTAAAAGCAGGCAAAGGTCCCTTCAACATTGAACTGTTTGGGGGTTCCCCCGACGATAATAACGCCTACTTCTTCTATAACGGCGCTATGAGCATACTAGAGCCGTACATCAAAAGCGGCAAGCTGGTGGTTCGCAGTAAACAGATGGGCATGGATAAAGTGGGTACGCTGCGCTGGGATGGAGCAACGGCCCAAGCCCGCATGGATAACCTCCTATCGGCCTACTACACTACAGAAAAGGTGGACGCGGTGTTAAGCCCTTATGACGGCTTGAGCATCGGTATTCTCTCTTCTTTAAAAGGGGTGGGCTACTGTACTCCTAAACAACCTTGTCCCGTCGTCACTGGTCAAGATGCGGAAATACCTTCAGTAAAATCCATTTTGCGTGGTGAGCAGTATTCGACTATTTTCAAAGATACGCGTGAACTGGCCAAGGCCACAGCCGACATGATTGACGCGATAATGAGCGGCAAACCACCCAAAGTCAATGACACCAAAACCTACAACAACGGTGTAAAAGTCGTGCCATCTTACCTGCTCGAGCCAGTACTGGTGACTGCTTCTAACTGGAAGCAAGTACTCATAGACAGCGGCTACTACACCGAAGCGCAACTCAAATAA
- the mmsA gene encoding multiple monosaccharide ABC transporter ATP-binding protein: MEQEPILSMRNISKSFPGVKALDNVNLTVYPGEIHAIVGENGAGKSTLMKVLSGVYPHGQYEGEIYFEGKLQRFENIRDSEAQGIIIIHQELALVPMLSIAENIFLGNEPAKAGVIDWHAAHSRAQELLDRVGLRESPSAIVGKLGVGKQQLVEIAKALAKRVRLLILDEPTASLNETDSEALLQLLLDLKAQGIACILISHKLNEVTQIADRITILRDGTTIETLNCAEELVSEDRIIRGMVGRDMQHRYPQRHPQIGEVIFEVRDWRVYHEQYTDREVIKGVSFYVRRGEIVGIAGLMGSGRTELAMSLFGRAYGRRVSGRIFIDGKEVDASTIGRAIRCGLAYVTEDRKGWGLILEQEIRKNVTLANLPKVAQRGVIDENAEAKVTQRFREALRIRCSSIEQPVVNLSGGNQQKVLLSKWLFTQPRLLILDEPTRGIDVGAKYDIYTLMDELASEGKGILLISSEMPELLGMCDRIYVMSEGQLVAELPRSEASQERIMRAIVNAVQAQTSYNREIHL, from the coding sequence GTGGAACAAGAACCCATTCTATCCATGCGCAACATTAGTAAAAGCTTCCCTGGGGTCAAAGCCTTGGATAACGTCAATTTGACAGTTTATCCCGGTGAAATTCACGCCATAGTGGGAGAAAACGGGGCGGGGAAATCTACCCTCATGAAGGTGCTAAGCGGCGTATATCCGCATGGCCAATACGAGGGAGAGATCTATTTCGAGGGCAAATTACAGCGCTTTGAAAACATTCGAGACAGCGAGGCCCAAGGAATCATCATCATCCACCAAGAACTCGCCCTGGTTCCCATGCTTTCGATTGCAGAAAACATTTTTCTGGGCAACGAGCCGGCGAAGGCCGGGGTGATCGATTGGCACGCTGCTCATAGCCGTGCACAAGAACTCTTAGACCGAGTCGGATTAAGAGAATCTCCCTCCGCCATTGTAGGTAAGCTAGGAGTAGGGAAACAACAACTAGTGGAGATCGCCAAAGCATTGGCCAAACGGGTAAGGTTGTTGATTCTCGATGAACCTACGGCAAGCCTTAACGAAACCGATAGCGAAGCGTTACTCCAACTCTTATTGGATCTAAAAGCTCAGGGCATCGCTTGTATTCTTATCTCACATAAGCTCAACGAGGTCACACAAATAGCCGATCGAATTACCATACTTCGTGACGGCACAACGATCGAGACCCTAAACTGCGCCGAGGAGTTGGTCAGCGAAGACCGCATCATTCGAGGCATGGTAGGAAGGGACATGCAACATCGTTACCCACAACGTCACCCACAGATCGGAGAGGTGATATTCGAGGTGCGCGATTGGCGTGTGTACCACGAACAATATACCGACCGCGAAGTTATTAAAGGGGTGAGTTTTTATGTGCGTAGAGGGGAAATTGTAGGAATTGCGGGGCTAATGGGCTCAGGGCGCACAGAATTAGCTATGAGCCTATTTGGTCGTGCTTATGGCAGGCGCGTGAGTGGTCGGATTTTTATTGACGGGAAGGAGGTGGACGCCTCAACCATCGGCAGGGCTATTCGCTGTGGCTTAGCTTACGTCACCGAGGATCGCAAGGGTTGGGGGTTGATCCTGGAACAGGAAATCCGCAAAAACGTAACCTTGGCCAACCTACCTAAGGTTGCTCAGCGGGGGGTTATTGACGAGAATGCCGAAGCCAAGGTGACGCAGAGATTTCGTGAAGCTTTACGTATACGCTGCTCGAGCATCGAGCAACCTGTGGTGAACCTCTCGGGCGGTAATCAGCAAAAGGTACTGCTTAGCAAGTGGCTATTTACCCAACCGCGCTTGCTGATCTTGGACGAACCCACCCGAGGCATTGACGTTGGCGCCAAATACGATATCTACACCCTCATGGACGAGCTAGCATCGGAAGGTAAAGGCATTCTGCTAATCTCTTCCGAGATGCCTGAGTTGCTTGGTATGTGTGACCGTATCTATGTGATGAGCGAAGGACAGCTCGTAGCCGAATTGCCCAGAAGCGAGGCCAGCCAAGAACGCATTATGCGCGCCATCGTCAACGCTGTTCAAGCCCAAACATCATACAACAGAGAAATCCACCTATGA
- the mmsB gene encoding multiple monosaccharide ABC transporter permease — protein sequence MRTNLRDYGLLISLVIIIGFFQVATKGILLQPLNLTNLILQNSYIVVMALGMLLVIVAGHIDLSVGAVSGFIGGLAAVLMVHYEWPVAPTIIVALLAGIFIGAVQGWFVAYARIPSFIVTLAGMLVFKGSALALLQGQSVGPFPLAFQSISTGFLPDPLGGKDIRLLSLIIGIVLAGILVGIDWRQHVRARMHGLANEPTVLFGIRNLLFAAVIIYLAWQLATYKGLPTVLVLMGGLILLYQFVASRTVIGRRIYALGGNEKAARLSGIDTSRLIFLTFANMGFLAAVAGIIFAARLNTATPKAGTGFELDVIAACFIGGASASGGVGRVMGAVIGAFIMGVMNNGMSILGIGIDYQQVIKGLVLLAAVFVDVYNRNRA from the coding sequence TTGAGAACCAACCTTCGCGATTACGGACTTTTGATTTCTTTAGTCATCATAATAGGATTTTTCCAGGTTGCAACCAAAGGTATCTTGTTGCAGCCGCTGAACCTGACCAACCTCATATTGCAAAACAGCTATATCGTGGTCATGGCCTTAGGGATGCTGCTAGTAATTGTGGCCGGACACATTGACCTGTCAGTGGGAGCAGTAAGTGGCTTTATTGGCGGCTTGGCTGCAGTATTAATGGTGCACTACGAATGGCCAGTGGCCCCTACCATCATCGTGGCTTTGTTAGCAGGTATATTCATTGGCGCGGTTCAGGGGTGGTTTGTAGCGTATGCACGTATTCCGTCATTTATTGTAACTTTAGCCGGTATGCTGGTATTCAAAGGCTCCGCTCTAGCGTTGCTACAAGGCCAATCAGTAGGCCCCTTCCCCCTAGCATTTCAAAGCATCAGCACGGGTTTTCTGCCTGACCCCTTAGGGGGAAAGGATATACGTCTGCTCTCGCTGATTATCGGCATAGTATTGGCGGGGATCTTGGTAGGGATAGATTGGCGCCAGCATGTCAGAGCACGAATGCATGGTTTGGCTAATGAGCCTACAGTACTTTTCGGAATCAGAAATCTGCTTTTTGCGGCCGTAATCATCTATTTGGCTTGGCAATTGGCCACATACAAGGGATTGCCCACTGTGCTAGTACTCATGGGAGGGCTAATCCTGCTTTACCAGTTTGTCGCTAGCCGTACGGTTATTGGTCGGCGCATCTATGCGTTAGGTGGTAATGAGAAGGCGGCTCGTCTATCAGGCATAGATACTTCCCGGCTGATCTTCTTGACTTTTGCAAATATGGGCTTTTTGGCGGCAGTCGCGGGCATCATCTTTGCGGCACGACTCAATACGGCCACCCCTAAAGCAGGAACGGGATTTGAGCTCGATGTGATTGCCGCATGCTTTATTGGTGGAGCCTCTGCATCAGGCGGCGTGGGCAGAGTGATGGGTGCGGTCATCGGCGCTTTTATCATGGGCGTGATGAACAATGGAATGTCTATTCTGGGTATTGGCATTGACTACCAGCAAGTCATCAAAGGTCTAGTGTTGTTAGCCGCAGTGTTTGTTGACGTCTACAACCGTAACCGCGCATGA
- the cas6 gene encoding CRISPR system precrRNA processing endoribonuclease RAMP protein Cas6 encodes MPHAFLLHLTSSDPRPPRYPGLYAHGLFFALLGKLDPGLAAALHAAPRKPFTLAALEPSPPTGRGGVGVVPAIAAARSPGEVVLRITTLDDGLFSPLLGVLLREGVNGLALGDHPYRLARVLATPQGSPLAGRRTWEELAAAPPTRCLRLRFCTPTVFATSKPGRRARHTPLPDPLLIAKSLLSSWQHHSPLRFPEVEAAALLAVFELDLELTRFAGLRFERVQAAKGFFPGFTGAVEVYCHSDSLEVQRALGILQAYAFYAGVGAKTAYGLGLTIPC; translated from the coding sequence ATGCCCCACGCCTTCCTGCTCCACCTGACCTCGAGCGACCCCCGCCCTCCGCGTTACCCCGGGCTTTACGCGCATGGCCTGTTCTTCGCGCTGTTGGGTAAGCTCGATCCGGGCCTGGCTGCCGCGCTCCACGCGGCCCCCCGCAAGCCCTTCACGTTGGCGGCGCTCGAGCCCTCCCCGCCAACGGGTAGGGGAGGGGTTGGCGTAGTCCCTGCGATAGCAGCGGCCAGGTCTCCCGGGGAGGTGGTGCTGCGGATCACCACCCTCGATGACGGTCTGTTCAGCCCGCTGCTGGGGGTCCTCCTCCGCGAGGGCGTGAACGGCTTGGCCTTGGGCGACCACCCCTACCGCCTGGCCCGGGTCCTGGCCACCCCCCAGGGCAGCCCTCTCGCCGGCCGCCGCACCTGGGAAGAGCTGGCCGCGGCGCCGCCTACCCGCTGCCTGCGCCTGCGCTTTTGCACCCCCACCGTGTTCGCGACCTCCAAGCCCGGGCGGCGCGCCCGCCACACCCCGCTGCCGGACCCCCTCCTCATCGCCAAGTCCCTGTTGTCGAGCTGGCAGCACCACAGCCCCTTGCGCTTCCCGGAGGTCGAGGCCGCTGCCCTCCTGGCGGTCTTCGAGCTCGACCTCGAGCTCACCCGCTTCGCTGGCCTCCGGTTCGAGCGGGTCCAGGCGGCCAAGGGGTTCTTCCCCGGCTTCACCGGGGCGGTGGAGGTGTACTGCCACAGCGACAGCCTCGAGGTGCAGCGGGCGCTGGGGATCCTCCAGGCATACGCCTTTTACGCCGGAGTAGGGGCCAAGACCGCCTACGGCCTCGGGCTCACCATCCCCTGCTGA
- a CDS encoding DevR family CRISPR-associated autoregulator → MNYTSLSISFRIGLAFHAMNNEGSSGTNVMEPRRISVGGHNYDGISGEMIRRHVFENLVQIAKARGLPLSPDGEGLLPDRGKRVIKAYLSSPASEVKAKGEVFELEPAHLPLVTKAALERCTITDIGGYLAAFESSEKVKGATPKRDSVFDVGWLISEEPAVVEFSQHAAYRPDGQHNLFTQNMRAAMYGGVARLDLGRIGYNDWAWLAPDRNDLHLSDEQRRQRAAALLDAWEQWLLSPAGAKQAGWLQHTGQLEGVLVLSNFGPAPFRSPIEVELRYDAERIKPNPRYRAELTTLAEAKPERYRALEFDNLAGLAKAFDQARAAIGL, encoded by the coding sequence ATGAATTACACCAGTCTTTCGATCAGCTTCCGCATCGGCCTGGCGTTTCACGCCATGAACAACGAGGGTAGCAGCGGGACCAACGTGATGGAGCCGCGGCGCATCAGCGTGGGCGGCCACAATTACGACGGCATTTCGGGCGAGATGATCCGCCGCCACGTCTTCGAGAACCTGGTCCAGATCGCCAAGGCTAGAGGCCTCCCGCTCTCGCCCGACGGCGAGGGGTTGCTCCCGGACCGCGGCAAACGGGTCATCAAGGCCTACCTAAGCAGTCCGGCTAGCGAGGTGAAGGCAAAGGGAGAGGTTTTTGAGCTCGAGCCCGCCCACCTCCCCCTGGTCACCAAGGCTGCGCTCGAGCGCTGCACCATCACCGACATCGGCGGCTACCTGGCGGCCTTCGAGTCCAGCGAGAAGGTAAAGGGTGCCACGCCTAAGCGTGATTCGGTTTTCGACGTGGGGTGGCTGATCTCCGAGGAACCAGCCGTCGTGGAGTTCTCGCAGCATGCCGCCTACCGCCCTGACGGACAGCACAACCTCTTTACCCAGAACATGCGGGCGGCAATGTATGGCGGGGTGGCCCGGCTCGACCTGGGGCGCATCGGCTACAACGACTGGGCCTGGCTCGCGCCGGACCGCAACGACCTCCACCTGAGCGATGAGCAGCGTCGCCAGCGGGCGGCGGCCCTGCTCGACGCCTGGGAGCAATGGCTGCTCTCCCCGGCAGGGGCAAAGCAAGCCGGTTGGTTGCAGCACACGGGGCAGCTCGAGGGTGTCTTGGTGCTCTCAAACTTCGGGCCCGCCCCTTTCCGTTCTCCCATTGAGGTCGAGCTCAGGTACGACGCCGAGCGGATCAAGCCCAACCCGCGCTACAGGGCCGAGCTCACCACGCTGGCGGAGGCCAAGCCCGAGCGCTACCGCGCGCTCGAGTTCGACAACCTGGCCGGTTTGGCTAAGGCTTTCGACCAAGCCCGGGCCGCGATCGGCCTGTAG